The following are encoded in a window of Jeotgalibacillus aurantiacus genomic DNA:
- the dnaB gene encoding replicative DNA helicase: protein MTTYAEGLELYSKEAEDDLISACLQDPRLLDELEIKAEHIYQTRVRVLLHTMTAMREDNQPIDLSTVADRLSREGKLESVGKVSGLTELMYFNPTTSIENLKFKEKLVREKFQYRQLIQAADQLRRVALEQRDLSEVQEITSRLTDIESNKDNKRESIKDVLLKVFDNIESRSNRLEEVTGIRTGFTDVDRILNGLHNSELTIIAARPSMGKTAFALNMGLGITNCNQAIPVVYSLETKNESLVERQITSTGRIDAQRLRAGHINDDEWKRLSHAMGELASKDMYYHDLSHCTPSYIRSDVKALKREHSGRDIVVIIDHLQLMKSDKKEPNRNAEVGTITRDLKMIAKELDIPIVLLSQLSRAVESRQDKRPMMSDLRDSGETEQNADNVAFLYRDDYYNADSESQGVVELIIGKQRNGPVGTVCLAFRKEINKFQTLERRLEHAN from the coding sequence AGACGATCTGATTAGTGCCTGCCTGCAGGATCCGCGGCTTCTGGATGAACTGGAGATCAAAGCAGAACACATTTATCAAACGAGGGTTCGCGTGCTGTTACATACGATGACGGCAATGAGAGAAGATAATCAGCCGATTGATCTTTCAACGGTCGCTGACAGGCTATCTCGTGAAGGGAAGCTTGAATCTGTTGGAAAGGTATCAGGGCTGACAGAGCTCATGTATTTTAACCCTACCACATCAATCGAGAACCTGAAGTTCAAAGAAAAGCTGGTCCGGGAGAAATTTCAGTATAGACAGCTGATTCAGGCTGCCGATCAACTCCGGCGAGTGGCACTTGAACAAAGGGATTTATCAGAGGTACAGGAGATCACCAGCCGGCTAACGGACATTGAGTCGAATAAAGACAATAAGCGTGAGTCGATTAAAGATGTGCTGTTAAAGGTCTTTGACAACATCGAATCCCGCTCCAATCGTTTAGAGGAAGTCACGGGGATCCGGACAGGCTTTACGGACGTAGACCGTATCTTAAACGGACTGCATAACTCAGAGTTAACGATTATTGCTGCTCGTCCATCGATGGGGAAAACAGCTTTTGCGCTGAATATGGGGTTGGGAATCACAAATTGCAATCAAGCCATCCCTGTTGTTTATTCACTCGAGACAAAAAATGAAAGCCTGGTAGAAAGACAGATTACCTCTACTGGCCGGATTGATGCCCAGAGATTGAGAGCGGGTCATATCAATGACGATGAGTGGAAACGACTTAGTCACGCGATGGGTGAGCTTGCAAGCAAAGATATGTATTACCACGACCTATCGCACTGTACACCATCTTACATCCGATCCGATGTTAAGGCACTGAAACGTGAGCACTCGGGCCGCGATATTGTGGTCATCATCGATCACCTGCAGCTGATGAAGTCAGATAAAAAGGAACCGAATCGAAACGCTGAAGTCGGGACGATTACCCGGGACTTGAAAATGATTGCGAAAGAACTGGACATCCCAATTGTGTTGTTATCGCAGTTATCCCGCGCTGTGGAATCAAGACAGGATAAGCGTCCGATGATGAGTGATCTCCGGGACTCCGGCGAAACGGAGCAGAATGCTGACAATGTGGCGTTCCTTTACCGGGATGACTATTACAATGCTGACAGCGAATCACAGGGCGTTGTGGAGCTGATCATCGGCAAACAGCGTAATGGACCGGTCGGCACCGTCTGTCTGGCTTTCAGAAAAGAAATCAATAAGTTCCAGACACTCGAAAGAAGATTAGAACATGCAAATTAA
- a CDS encoding DNA adenine methylase codes for MKRILNYPGSKWSMANWIIDHMPDHEVYLEPFFGSGAVFFNKQPVKIETINDLDSRIVNLFKVIRDHPEELARLISYTPLSREEYKGSYETNPDPLEDARRFLVRCWMAIGAKTSDITGWRSSISPNSPNNAKQWSSLPGNIMTITDRLKDAQIENQDALDLIQRYNRENVLIYADPPYVRSTRTNRHYAHEMDESGHAALIEVLLDHQGPVILSGYENDLYARYLSEWHLEERIVSAEAGAKKKESLWINPIAANQLKRINLFQM; via the coding sequence ATGAAACGGATCTTGAATTATCCAGGAAGCAAATGGAGCATGGCCAATTGGATTATTGATCATATGCCAGATCATGAAGTGTATCTCGAACCTTTCTTTGGATCCGGAGCGGTCTTCTTTAATAAGCAACCAGTGAAGATTGAAACAATTAATGATCTTGATAGTAGAATCGTGAATTTATTCAAAGTCATTCGTGATCATCCTGAAGAGCTTGCCAGATTAATAAGTTACACTCCGCTCTCCCGTGAAGAATATAAAGGCAGTTATGAAACAAATCCGGATCCACTAGAAGATGCTCGACGATTCCTAGTTAGGTGCTGGATGGCCATTGGCGCTAAAACTTCAGACATAACAGGGTGGCGCTCTTCGATATCGCCGAATAGCCCAAATAACGCTAAACAATGGTCTTCCTTACCTGGAAACATTATGACCATCACTGACAGGTTAAAAGATGCTCAGATCGAAAATCAGGATGCGCTCGATTTAATTCAACGCTATAACCGAGAAAATGTATTGATTTATGCTGATCCACCATACGTGCGGTCTACACGAACGAACCGTCATTACGCACATGAAATGGATGAGTCTGGACATGCAGCCTTAATTGAAGTGTTACTCGACCATCAAGGTCCGGTGATTCTATCAGGCTATGAAAATGATCTTTACGCAAGGTACTTAAGTGAGTGGCACCTTGAGGAGAGGATCGTATCTGCAGAAGCAGGTGCAAAGAAAAAAGAATCATTATGGATCAATCCGATTGCTGCTAATCAATTAAAGAGAATTAATTTATTTCAAATGTGA
- a CDS encoding Holliday junction resolvase RecU — protein MKSWSHSNRGKTLELYIDHANAMYHQRGQAIVIRQHPEVKVTRVDGKRILSGFYKEKGAPDYIGLIDQLPVCFDAKETNSKTSFPLKNIKAHQIKYLSEWDKQGGMSFLIIYFSALKEVYLFPYKALQTSLNEAAVSGVKSIPYKVIQEWGHLIKSGDKITLDWLSTAWEARE, from the coding sequence ATGAAATCATGGAGTCACTCGAACAGAGGGAAGACGCTTGAGTTATACATTGACCACGCAAACGCCATGTATCACCAGCGCGGGCAGGCAATCGTGATCCGGCAGCACCCAGAGGTTAAGGTGACCCGGGTAGACGGAAAACGAATCTTGAGCGGGTTTTACAAGGAAAAAGGCGCACCGGATTATATCGGCTTAATCGATCAGTTGCCGGTATGCTTCGACGCTAAAGAAACCAACAGCAAGACTAGCTTCCCGCTCAAAAACATCAAAGCTCATCAGATCAAGTATCTGAGTGAGTGGGACAAACAGGGTGGAATGAGCTTCCTGATCATTTATTTTTCAGCCCTAAAAGAAGTGTACCTGTTCCCTTACAAAGCATTGCAGACATCGCTGAATGAAGCGGCTGTCTCAGGGGTCAAGAGCATTCCTTATAAAGTCATTCAAGAGTGGGGGCACCTGATCAAGTCTGGAGATAAGATCACACTGGATTGGTTATCAACTGCATGGGAGGCGAGAGAATGA